TTTTTCGTTCGATAAGGTAATCGAAAGCCTTTTCCAGATCGGTTTTTTCCTGATCCGGCGTGTGGACAATCTCGATGGGATATTGGGTCTGCTTATAGTATTCGGTATCAAAATCACGGTCAAAATCTCCCAGCAATACATCCACCTTAATACCCAGCTTTGCCACGCGCTCCATAGCCGAATCCAGAACAATTACCAAAGGCGACCATTCTAATAGCTGTCCCAGTAATTCTGCATCACAGGGTGCTCCGTTGGCAATTATTAAAGCGGGTTCCTGATCATCGCGGACAATATGGTGTGAAGACATTTTCTTTCTTTTGGATTCGTTCAAAAGTAAGGAATGATTTTAAAACAAAAAAGACAACTTTTAAAAGTTGTCTTTTCAGGTTTATTCTACCGTATAATCCAGTTCGGATACTTCCGAGAGGCTGAAATAGCCTAGCGGATAATTAGTCAGGTTGTTCTGGTTGATCACGTTTCCGCGAACGGTTGCCGGTGGTGTCTGAAACGGACCGCCGCCACCGCCGTTGGCAACACTGATTAAAATGCTCATATAGTTGAAATACTGTTTTGAAATACCCATCAGGCGGATATTAACATTGTCATTCGCTACCATATCTTCATGTATGTACAGGTCGAAAGTTCTGTTTCCCTGAACGAAACGGTCGTCGGAAACATCAAATTTTGCCAAAGTGCTGTTGCGTATATAACGGAATAAATAATAGTTGTCTTCATTTGCCGGATCATCGTAAAATGTTTTCAGCTCGATATCTTTCCCGGTAAAACCGCCATTGTTATTCTGTTCCACATATAAAATGTCGGATACGCCTTTTAGCTTTTCGGTGGCTTTATAGGTCACGCCCTGTGAAACAATGGTCAGCGTATAGGTTTCGTTAATAACCGGCTGGAAGTTGTTACAGATGTATTCCCCGGTACCGCTCACGGTTTCGATAAAATCAAAAACGGTATTGGCACTGTTGGTAATATAAACCGTAGCCCCGGATACTTTCGGGATGGTATTGCTGTAATAATCGGTAGTAGTGGTCAGCGTGATTTTCTGAACGTCACCCGGAGTACCTTTAATCCAGTTAATGGCTGCATCTACCACCAGGCGCGGCGGTGCCGTATCCAGTTTTACATCCACGACATCTTCACAGCTGCTGCTCAGTGCGCAGATAAAAAGTACCGATAAATATTTGAATATTGTTTTCATGATCTGATTCTTTTATAATGTCTTAATAATCAATTTAGAATTTAAAGTTGTACGTTACGGATGGCACCATTCCAAAAATGGATAGTCGTAAGGCTTCATTTCGTCCGGTATCTTCATTTTGACGGAAGGAAATGGAAGCGGCATTTTTACGGCTGTAAAGGTTGTAAATACTGAAAACCCATTCTCCCTGCCAGCCTTTTTTCTTATCCGGTTTTGGTACATAGGTAGCCGAAACATCCAGGTGGTGATACAACGGCAGACTGTTGTCGTTTCTTCCGCCATAGCTTGGCACGGAAATTCCCTGATATTGGTACTGACCGTTCGGGTAGGTTACCGGCTGTCCGGATTGTAACGCAAAGATTCCTCCAAAAGTCCATTTTTCATTATAGGCATAACTTCCCGTTACCGATAAATTATGGGTTTTGTCATAACCGGTACGGTACCAGTCACTGTTGTTGATCCCCAATTCGTCCGGTGTTCTTCCCGGTGTCTGCTGTTCCGATCGGGATAGGGTATAGGAAACCCATCCGGTTAATTTTCCGGTATTTTTGCGAAGCAGAACTTCTAAACCGTAAGCACGGGCACGTCCGGGTAAGATAACCTGCTCAATGGCATTATTCGCAATTAAGTCGGCACCGTCAATGTAGTCCACACGGTTTTTGATTTTCTTATAGAACGTTTCTAATTCCAGGGAATATTTGTCGTCACTGAAATTTTTAAAGTACCCCACAGCAAACTGATCCAGAATTTGCGGTTTCAGGAAATTATCACTTGGTGCCCAGACATCCAGTGGTGTTGGCGAAGCCGTATTGGAAATCAGGTGCAGGTACTGGCTCATACGGTTGTAACTCGCTTTTACCGACTGATCGTCGTTTAAAGCATAGGCAACCGATAAACGCGGTTCAAGATTGTTAAAGCTGGCAATGGTTTTATTGCTTCCGTAATATTCTGTTCCGATAGGCGTAGCTTTTTCATAGATTTTAATATCGTTGTTAAAAACTACAGCCTGGTCGTTTTGATATTTGTTAATGGTCTGTGCTCCCAATCTGTAAAACATGGAGTAACGCAAACCATAATTAATGGAAAGGTTTTCGGTTACTTTTTGTTCGGCATCGATATATAAGGAAGGCTCAAAAGCATATTTTTTATCCAATTGATCCGCATTGATACCGGAATTCGGTTTATTCGGTTTAATGGTTCCCGGATTAAAGTCATAATAAATGGTATTCAATCCGTAGCTTAACTGCATTTTATCGGAAACGTAGTGTTTCAGATCATATTTGAAATTGTAGTTCTTAATACCGGAATCCCAGTTAAAGCCTGCAAAATCAAGTGTTAAACCATAATAATAGTCACTGTAAATCAGGGACATATTGGAGAATAACTTGTTTGAAAACAGGTGGTTCCATCTTAAGTTCACAACGGTATTACCGTAGGTGTTTTCAAAGCTGTCGTTCAGGCTGAACACATCACGGCCAAAATAGCCGGACAGGTAAAGGTTGTTGTTGTCGTTTAATTTGTAGCTCAGTTTGGTATTCAGATCATAAAAGTAAGCCGAGTTTTTGTTGTCGGTTAATTTCAGGAACAAATGCGCATACGAGCTTCTTCCGGCAACAAGAAAAGAACCTTTGTCTTTAGAAATAGGGCCTTCGGCAAGTAAACGGCTCGAAATCAGACCGATTCCGCCATTCATGTGAAACTCCTTACTGTTTCCTTCTTTCTGGTAAATGTCCAGTACGGAAGACAAGCGGCCTCCGAAACGCGCCGGAATACCGCCTTTATACAGCTTTAAATCCTTTATCGCATCGGAGTTAAAAACGGAAAAGAATCCGAAAAGGTGGGAAGAATTGTAAATGGTAGCTTCATCCAGTAAAATCAGGTTCTGATCGGCAGCACCGCCACGAACGTTAAATCCGGACGCCCCTTCACCGGCATTGGTTACACCGGGCAGGGTTAGTATGGACTTCAATACGTCTGTTTCCCCTAAAACAACCGGCATTTTTTTGATCTCCTTGATCGTGAGTTTGTTCACACTCATTTCCGGACGCCGGATATCGACTTTCTTCTTGTTTTCGGTAATCACGACTTCCTGCAGATCCTGTGAATTTTCGCCCAGTGAAAAGTTTTTCCGGGTGTTCTGATTCAGATCTATTGTCTGTTCGATACTCTGGTAGCCGATGTAATTAATCTGAACGTTGTAGGTTCCTTTGGGAACGGTAATGGAATAAAATCCATATTCGTTTGTAGTTGTACCGGTTTGCAGGCTTTTGATGTAGATAGTAACACCAATAAGTGTTTCGTTGTTCCTGGTATCCGAAATGGTACCGCTTAAGGTCACTTTCTCCTGAGAAAACAGATAACTCGTGGAGAGTAGCAGTAGGCTGATAATAATTTTAATGTTCATTTTTTGTAACTTTCGTTTTTTGATAGTGTTGATGATTAAAACTTTTGCAAAGATATTCTGTGAAGGAAAAATTAAGTTAAAATTTATTTAAAATATTGATTTATTATACAAATGGCGTTGGTATAAAAAACAACCTCTAATTTGCTGAAAGCATTTTGATTACTTTAAATTTGCCCCCATGAGACCACGCCTTACTTATGAGAACTTCTGGGTTCGAAATACCACTTTTTACCTACTGCTTTTTTTCCTTTTTTTCTTTAACGAATACGTCGAAAAGAAACCGGAAAAGACTTCAGAAAGAATTCTGGTCGAACTAATCGTAATATTATCAGCCATTTATTCGGCTGTGCTCTTTAGTAACGTAATTCTTGTAAGAAAATTTCTTTTGGAGAAGAAATATTTTACTTTTTTTAGGTTTTTCCTTGCTTTCTGGTGCTTTTACATTATTGTTCAGGTAACTTTTATGCGGTATATGGGGGAGTTTACCTCTCTTTTTAATGAGATATTGGGAACACTTTTTATGGTTTTTATCGGTTCCGGTATTTATTTTATCCATTTATGGGTCATACAAAATGTTTTCAGGACACAGAAAAAGCTTTTAAACTCACAGGCAGAGCTCACTTTTTTAAAGCAGCAGCTCAACCCGCACTTTTTACTCAATGCAATGAACAACCTGTATGGCGACGCACTGGCCGAACCGGAAACGGTTGCCGATAAGATATTAAAGCTTTCCGGCTTGCTGCGCTACCAGATTGAAGCTACCAAAAAAGAATATGTTTCCCTGACGGAAGAAATTGATTTTGTAAACAAATACATTGGTTATCACCAGTATAAAAGCCACAATTTAAAAGTAACACAGGAGTGGCAAGGAAGCTATGAGGATTTTTATATCCTGCCGCTGGTTTTCATGACGCTGATTGAAAATGCGGTTAAGTTTTCACTGGAATGCGAAAGCCCTTATGTGGACATAAACTGGAGCTTTAAGGACGACCACCTTATTTTTACCATTGAGAACAATTGTTTGAAAGAAGGTTCGTTTTTAGAGAGTACCGGCCTCGGACTGGAAAACCTGAGAAGGAGGCTGATCGTATCGTTCGTGAAGCATAAAATTACTATTGATAAGGATATTAGCGGAATTTTTAAATTAGAATTACAATTATGGAAGTTAAATATAAATGCTTAGTTGTTGATGACGAAAAGCCAGCTCACAAGGTCATCAGGTCGCATATTTCGCATTGTAAGGAACTGGAATATTGTGATAGTGCCTATAATGGGAATGAGGCAATGAATTTCATCAGGAAGCAGGAGTACGATATCATCTTTTTGGATATCAACATGCCTTTGGTGAGTGGTATCGAGCTGATGGAAACAATGCCGCAGCGGCCGGTTACGATTGTTACCACTGCCTATTCCGATTTTGCCCTGAAATCGTACCAGCATGATGCTGTGGATTATCTGCTAAAACCGATTTCGCTGTCGCTTTTTATGAAAGCAGTAGCAAAAGCCAAATTGTTTTGTGAAGCCCGGAACAGTAAAAACACCATTAAAAGCAACATACAGCTAAAGGTAAACGGAGAAATGATGGACGTGCTTTTAGACGATATTGTCTGTATTGAAAGTGTGGGCAATTACCTCAAAATATACCTTCAGTCCGGTGTGATTCCGGTGGTGGTTTACGGTAGTCTGATCGAAATCAAAGAAAATCTGGATGAGAATTTTATCCAGGTACACCGTTCACACATTGTAAACAGAAGCCACATGCACGGCAATACCAAACACAACCTGACCTTAACCGATGACAGAATAGTACCCATAGGGAGAAAATACCAGATTTTGATTGACAATGCTTAGTACATTGTTGTCCGGTTTCCTTTCAGCAAACAGCCGTATGGCTGTTTTTTTTATTAAGAATAGGTTTACACTGCTTAAAAACATCCTTTTCTGCCTGTTTTTTGTGTTACATTTTTGTGATATTTTACCATTAAGTTTTAAAAAAACAATATCTGCGTTATATTGTTTTAACCGTCAAAGCCTATTGCCATTGTTCACATAATCGGTACATTTGTAACTCATGTATAATAAGGGAAAAGAGCAAATGAAGTATAGCAATGTTCAATTTTATTATGTAATGCTACTCATTTTTACATTAGGATTACCATACCATTCTATTGTAGCACAAACTATGTCTAAACAGGAACTTTTGTTTAGAGAATCGGAAGAGTTGATCTATTCAAAACCCAACGAGGCTTTGAAAGTGGGACTGCACCTGCTCAAGCGTGTAACGTCCAGTAAAGAAAAGGCTAAAGTCAACTTCTTACTGGCAAGGATTTATGAGGTGAAAGGTGACTATAACAATGCGCTGACCTATTTGTTTGAAGCAGACAGGAATCCTTTTGACCTGGATAACAGGGATATGATTGAGGTTCCGGTAACCAAATCGATAATTTTAAGAGCGTTATATTTTGACGACCAATCCAAAAAATATTTTGATGTAGCCGAAAAACAGGCTTTAAAGATCAGTGACCGGAACGATAAAGCCTATGCAAAATCCTTACTGACGCTGGATAAATCCCTGATGTACCTGGATCGGGAAAAATATGAAGAAGCAGCACAGTTTATTGAAAAGCAGGGCGTTTCTTTTGAAAATACCATACGGGAATTTCCAACGATGTACCTGTGGTTTATGATCACCAAAGGAAGAGCATACTGCGGCTTAAATGATTACGAAAAAGGCCGTTTTTACTTTGAGAAGGTACTGGATTTATTAAAGAAGACAAGCATCAAAAACGATTATGCCGAAGTATACGCTTTAAGCGGAATTGCCTCTGTTTATTTTCATCAGAAAGACCACCAGAAAGCCCTTAAAGCCCTTTTGAGTGCCGGGCAGAAAGCCCAGCCGTTTGAAAATGTATACTTAACGGAAAGCATCAACAAACAGATAGCGATTAATTACCTGGCGCTGAATGATAAAACGAATTATAAGTTTTACAATACCAATTTTCTGAAAGCCAATGCCGAAGTGGAAACGATAGAACAGGAATCGGTAAATACGGCTTATAACCTGATCACACAGGATTATGAAAACATTTATAAGGTTAAAAAACAATGGTATAGCACGGTATTCTATATTGCGTTAGGACTGACATTTGTGGTCATACTCGTTTGCGGTTTGTTCTGGTTTAAATTTCAGTGGAAAAAGAAAAGACTGAAAGAGATTATCAACTACCTGGAAATTACCCGTAATAACCTGATTATCCGCTTTACCGAAAAGAAAGAGGTTAAAGAAGTCAGTAAAAAGAGCAATATTCCGCTGGAAACGGAACAGGCTTTGCTAAACAAGCTAAAGCGCTTTGAAAGTTCAACGAAGTTTACCAATAACGATATGTCGCTGGCCGTACTGGCAGGACAGTTTGAAACCAATACAAAATACCTATCGGAAATAATCAACAAGCACTATGATGTAAATTTCAATACGTATATCAACAAACTGCGGATCAACTATATCGTGGAAAAACTAAAATCCGACCCCAATTTCAGAAACTATAAGATCAGTTACCTGGCCGAAAACAGTGGCTTTTCGTCCCATAGCAGCTTTGCTACCGTATTTAAATCGATAACCGGAATTGCACCGATAACGTTTATTGAGCTTTTAAAAAGCGAAATGGAAGTTAGTAATTCACAATAGTACCGCTATGAAACGAAACAGTACTTTACTCGCCGTATTCTTTCTTTTGATTGGTGTAGGTTTATCTGCCCAGTCGGGTAAAAACTTTGACAGCCTGATCCGGGCAAGCAGCCTGGAAATATACGGCAATCCGGATAAGGCAATCGCAGCCGGAAAAGAGGTTGTGAGCAAAGCCGGGAATGATATCAATACCAAAATACGCGGTTATAAGCTCATTTCCGATGCTTATTCCTCCAAGCGGGATTATGAAAAGTCTTTGGAATATGTAATCAAAGCGAACCAGCTGTTGCCGCAATCCAGCGACAAGCTGCTTAAGATTCTGATTATCAACAAAGCCGGAATCCAGTACCACCAGCTAAAAATTTACGATAAAGCCATCCAGTATCTGGATCAGGCAGAACAGTTAAGCTTCGAATATCCGGTGCGCGATTCGGTCAGGATCAATCTCGGGATCAATTATATCGTGAGAGGGTTTATCTATAAAGAAAAACTAAACTGTGATATCGCGATAACCTTTTTTGACAAAGGTATTCACGAGATCCTGCAAGGCACTGACCAGATGGGCGGTGCCAGTAAAATCAGTATTGCCAAATACAACAAAGGCAATTGCTATATA
This region of Flavobacterium inviolabile genomic DNA includes:
- a CDS encoding helix-turn-helix domain-containing protein, which encodes MLLIFTLGLPYHSIVAQTMSKQELLFRESEELIYSKPNEALKVGLHLLKRVTSSKEKAKVNFLLARIYEVKGDYNNALTYLFEADRNPFDLDNRDMIEVPVTKSIILRALYFDDQSKKYFDVAEKQALKISDRNDKAYAKSLLTLDKSLMYLDREKYEEAAQFIEKQGVSFENTIREFPTMYLWFMITKGRAYCGLNDYEKGRFYFEKVLDLLKKTSIKNDYAEVYALSGIASVYFHQKDHQKALKALLSAGQKAQPFENVYLTESINKQIAINYLALNDKTNYKFYNTNFLKANAEVETIEQESVNTAYNLITQDYENIYKVKKQWYSTVFYIALGLTFVVILVCGLFWFKFQWKKKRLKEIINYLEITRNNLIIRFTEKKEVKEVSKKSNIPLETEQALLNKLKRFESSTKFTNNDMSLAVLAGQFETNTKYLSEIINKHYDVNFNTYINKLRINYIVEKLKSDPNFRNYKISYLAENSGFSSHSSFATVFKSITGIAPITFIELLKSEMEVSNSQ
- a CDS encoding tetratricopeptide repeat protein, which gives rise to MKRNSTLLAVFFLLIGVGLSAQSGKNFDSLIRASSLEIYGNPDKAIAAGKEVVSKAGNDINTKIRGYKLISDAYSSKRDYEKSLEYVIKANQLLPQSSDKLLKILIINKAGIQYHQLKIYDKAIQYLDQAEQLSFEYPVRDSVRINLGINYIVRGFIYKEKLNCDIAITFFDKGIHEILQGTDQMGGASKISIAKYNKGNCYILMSDNEAAIKSFEESSALAKQVDAYSLQGFALKGLAQVYTLEGKYQEAIATLEQALKISGNVEDLVLNQEIYKGLSENYLAVNEWSTYKNYRSKYLQVQTKVKERERKSISDSLNEIEKEEKIKLKNAIPKFIYGFICLFVIAVLAVIGFIIAAKKSKTSIDRLNNVIKSLQNEKPLS
- a CDS encoding LytR/AlgR family response regulator transcription factor; amino-acid sequence: MEVKYKCLVVDDEKPAHKVIRSHISHCKELEYCDSAYNGNEAMNFIRKQEYDIIFLDINMPLVSGIELMETMPQRPVTIVTTAYSDFALKSYQHDAVDYLLKPISLSLFMKAVAKAKLFCEARNSKNTIKSNIQLKVNGEMMDVLLDDIVCIESVGNYLKIYLQSGVIPVVVYGSLIEIKENLDENFIQVHRSHIVNRSHMHGNTKHNLTLTDDRIVPIGRKYQILIDNA
- a CDS encoding TonB-dependent receptor, whose product is MNIKIIISLLLLSTSYLFSQEKVTLSGTISDTRNNETLIGVTIYIKSLQTGTTTNEYGFYSITVPKGTYNVQINYIGYQSIEQTIDLNQNTRKNFSLGENSQDLQEVVITENKKKVDIRRPEMSVNKLTIKEIKKMPVVLGETDVLKSILTLPGVTNAGEGASGFNVRGGAADQNLILLDEATIYNSSHLFGFFSVFNSDAIKDLKLYKGGIPARFGGRLSSVLDIYQKEGNSKEFHMNGGIGLISSRLLAEGPISKDKGSFLVAGRSSYAHLFLKLTDNKNSAYFYDLNTKLSYKLNDNNNLYLSGYFGRDVFSLNDSFENTYGNTVVNLRWNHLFSNKLFSNMSLIYSDYYYGLTLDFAGFNWDSGIKNYNFKYDLKHYVSDKMQLSYGLNTIYYDFNPGTIKPNKPNSGINADQLDKKYAFEPSLYIDAEQKVTENLSINYGLRYSMFYRLGAQTINKYQNDQAVVFNNDIKIYEKATPIGTEYYGSNKTIASFNNLEPRLSVAYALNDDQSVKASYNRMSQYLHLISNTASPTPLDVWAPSDNFLKPQILDQFAVGYFKNFSDDKYSLELETFYKKIKNRVDYIDGADLIANNAIEQVILPGRARAYGLEVLLRKNTGKLTGWVSYTLSRSEQQTPGRTPDELGINNSDWYRTGYDKTHNLSVTGSYAYNEKWTFGGIFALQSGQPVTYPNGQYQYQGISVPSYGGRNDNSLPLYHHLDVSATYVPKPDKKKGWQGEWVFSIYNLYSRKNAASISFRQNEDTGRNEALRLSIFGMVPSVTYNFKF
- a CDS encoding sensor histidine kinase, whose product is MRPRLTYENFWVRNTTFYLLLFFLFFFNEYVEKKPEKTSERILVELIVILSAIYSAVLFSNVILVRKFLLEKKYFTFFRFFLAFWCFYIIVQVTFMRYMGEFTSLFNEILGTLFMVFIGSGIYFIHLWVIQNVFRTQKKLLNSQAELTFLKQQLNPHFLLNAMNNLYGDALAEPETVADKILKLSGLLRYQIEATKKEYVSLTEEIDFVNKYIGYHQYKSHNLKVTQEWQGSYEDFYILPLVFMTLIENAVKFSLECESPYVDINWSFKDDHLIFTIENNCLKEGSFLESTGLGLENLRRRLIVSFVKHKITIDKDISGIFKLELQLWKLNINA
- a CDS encoding DUF4249 domain-containing protein; translated protein: MKTIFKYLSVLFICALSSSCEDVVDVKLDTAPPRLVVDAAINWIKGTPGDVQKITLTTTTDYYSNTIPKVSGATVYITNSANTVFDFIETVSGTGEYICNNFQPVINETYTLTIVSQGVTYKATEKLKGVSDILYVEQNNNGGFTGKDIELKTFYDDPANEDNYYLFRYIRNSTLAKFDVSDDRFVQGNRTFDLYIHEDMVANDNVNIRLMGISKQYFNYMSILISVANGGGGGPFQTPPATVRGNVINQNNLTNYPLGYFSLSEVSELDYTVE